The genomic interval TTGATTGCCTGCGTCCGGTCGGCCACGCCTTCCGGGAATGCGATCAGTTCCCGGTTCAGGTGCGTGCGCGAAAGGTCGGCATTCGGGGGCATCTGCGTCCGCGCGATGTGGGCTGTCATCGCCGCTTCGTTACTCGGCGACTTATCTAAATGCAATACTACGTATCCCATATATTTTTCTCTGTTTATGTGGTGAACGATTCGGCTGCCGGAACTTCGGACGCGGGGAGCGTCCGGCGGTCGGAACAACCGCAGAGGGGGTGTCCAGCGGGGTTCTCCCTGCTGGCCTATTGGGGCTTTTTCCGCGTCGGCTTGGCGATGCGAAAAGAAAAAGCCCTAATAGGCTATGGCTTTTCCGGGGGCGTAAATGCCGCGGGTACGTAGCGGGGTTAGAACTTCCGACCGGGACCTCTCTTTTTCACCGGGGGCGAGACACATTGTTGAGCTTGCGGAACAGTAAGATGTGCCCGTTCTGTTTCCTTCCGTTGCCGTTCGTGCGGAGGTGTTTGCGGGGTGGCAAGGTTTCGTTTCTCCCGCCAGTAGTCGTTCAAATCTTTGTGGTTGCGGTAAAAAACGGATTGGTCGATCACTTCGGTCGAGGGTAAGGATTCTTCCAGTCGGGCCAACGCTTTTCGCCCCGCGTCGTCGTTGTCGAGGAAGGCATGGACGACTCTGTGGTGCGAGAGAAATGGAACGGCCTTTTGCAGATTCGTCACCGAATTGAGTACGGTGGCGTCGATGGCGGGTGTCGGGTTTGCTTTCAGCGAGAGATAAGATAGGAAGTCGATAAACCCCTCGAACACCATTGTCGTATCGCTGCCGTTGTCGAGGGTGGTGATGTTCTTGGGCGTACTGCTTCCTTTGAATCGGGGATTACGCAGCTCCCAGCCTCCGGCATCGTTGCGGAACCCGATGGCGAAATACTCTTTGCCGCCGATCGTGTAACGCACCTCGCGGCAATAAGTCCGGGCGATGGCAGGGTCTATGCCTCGCCCTGTCAGGTAGCCGAGCAATGCCGGGTGGGTCAGTTCGCGGTCGGAGAGGATGATAAGGCGGGATGGTGTCGGTTCGTTTGTTCTTAACGCTTCGACGTGGATGGGGACGAGCATTCCGTGTTCTCCTATCGCAAGCCTTCGTGCGGCCTCGATCTCGGAACAACCTTCCATACGGGCCACAAGGTCGATGATCGAGCCGCCCTCGCCTGTCCCGAAGTCGTGCCAGAGGTTTTTGTCGTAACTGACGCTGAAACTGGCGGTGCGTTCCTTACGCAGCGGCGAAAGGTACATACCCCGGTTGCCGCGTTCCCACCGGGGGTTGATTCCCCGTGCCGCGAGGTAAGCCCGAATACTGATGCGTCGTTTTATTTCTTCGTAGTTCATGGTAGCGGATTTTTTGTTAACTTGTTACATTGTTCCTCCAACTTTCAGTAAAAGAAAGGTTTAAGGGCAGTAACAGTTGTGTAACGGTTTTGGAGAATTGTTACACGCCGTGTAACTAATTTATTTTGTTACACATTTGTTACAGGTTTGTAACGAGGTGTTGATTATTGATTTTCAAAGATTTTATTCTTCACTGTTACAGAATAACAGTTTTTCAGAAATGAAACTGCGGGTGACAGAATAGGGCCTGCCGGTACGTGGTTCCGGGAACAGCGAGCCATCGCCGGATAGACGGTAGGAGATGTAACGGGTAACCTTTTCCGGTTTCAGCCCCCAACTATCCTGCAATACCCGCTTTATCTTTACCGGCTCGGTCTTTATATCCCGGACACTAAGCATATTCTGCATATCTTGTATGCAGAACACATATTCGTCCTTGTCATGCACCTGAAATATGTCCTCCAGTACGCCGAGCATTTCATTTTCGAGCTGTCCGCGATTATATTGGATAATACGGCGTAGGGCAGGTGTCGTGAGCAGTTCCGGATCGAACCACATTCGGCTGGCTTCCGGTACACTTAATTCCCGGTTAAGCAAAAAATGGAGAAAAGCAGGTATCTCCTGTTTCATCTTGTCGAGCAACCCCGTATCGTCTTTGGCAATGGGGCCCACTTTACGCACCCAATAACGGGTTTCCCCCTGGTCGATAATCACAGGATTGTCCTCGTTGTTGGAACACAGTACGAACTTGGCGAAAAACTCGATCTCCAACCGATCTTTGCCTTTGGCTTCCAGTTTGAACGTCCGGGCCGTACTAAGTGTCTTGAATCTTTCGGAATCCTCCCGGCGGTTCAATAACACCTCGTCGGTGGCGACAATCAGTTTGCTGGCCCATTCCGAATTGAAATTGCTGCGGAAATCTTCGTTCGTATTGACGGTCATGTTGGCCCCAAAGATGGCTTTCAACAGATGGATGAAAGTCGTCTTACCCGTATTGCGTTCCCGCGAAACGAGCAGCAGAATCGGTAATCGCTGGCGTGGTCGGCGGTAAAGCAGTTGCAGGTAGTCATACCCCAATTCGATCTGCGGGCCGAAAATATGGGACAGAAATGCCCGGATATGGGGAAATTCGCCCGGCTCCGGATGATATGGAATCGGCTCATACATATTCAGGAAATTGCCGTACATCCGCTGATAATCCACATGGGCAGGAAAAAAGCAATAACCGTCGTATTTCTTGATATTGGCTACGAAATCTTTGGAATGATCCTGCCGGATGGTCTCTATATTCCACGGCAAGTATTTCTCCCGGAACTCACCCGTAGCGGTCGGCACACGGCACAGTTTCAGGTAGCACGTCCCCACACGGATATATTCTTCGTTATCCATGACGGCGCACCCCTTTTTTGCCGGTGCGGATCGCCTCGACATCATCCTTTTTATACCGCTTGCGTCCGCCGAACGGGAAAGACTTTATATACCCGGTCTTTTCCCAGCACCATAAGGTAGACGAGTCGATTCGCAAAACGGATAGAACCTCTTTGCGGCTTAAAAATTCTTCGGGAGGTGGTTCTTGTCGAACAGGTTTGAGGCTTCCCGCTGCCTCTTTGAGAATCTCTCTCAGGTCGTCCAGTTTGACCGCTACGGTTACGTTCGCCCCGGACTCCAACAAATCTTTCAAACTCATAGTCGAATTTTTTGAGTGTTAAACAATGGGTTCTGAATCCGACATTCAATCGAATCCGGGGCAAATAAATAAGGAGATTTTTCGGAGAACAAAAACACTCGTTTTCTCCTTAAAATCTCCTTATAATCTCTTGAAAGAGGTGGTTAGCCGTTGTGTTCGGCCATGTATTTTGGGATATCCTCTATGTTAGGAATGGCGTATTTCTCGGTTTGATAGTCCCGCAGTTTCCCTTTGATATAAGAATCTTCCAAGTCGGACAAAGGGGTAAATACGGCTTTCAGCCACGGCACGACATCCTGTTTCGGCTGTCCGAAATAATGAGCCATGTTCCATCCGAAATGAAACAGATCCGCATTTTTCAGTTTTTCGGGCCGGATGGGTACGAAATCTACCGGGCATGCTTCCTCTCGACCATAACACTCGACACACCGATCAAGCCGGGCCAGTTCATCGGATGTTACATAAGGGCCTATTGTCCGATGAGCGTAACGCAGGAACAACTCTATTTTTTCTTTTCGTCGTTCGGCGAATTGCCTGTCTGCATCTTGTTTGATCTGCTCGACATTCATGACGGGCATGTTGTTGATGGACGGAACGGCTTCCGTTTCAACAGCGGGGTGTTTCGTCTCCGGGAACTTCTTTATAACCCACGGAATGATCGTATGGGAGAAAACCGACATAATAATCAGATACACCACCGCACAAACGCCGAGAACAATGACAAAGGTAAGATTCGCCGTACCAGCATCAACTCCTTGCCCCAATACCATCAGCCGTGCGACCATAGCCACGAGCAACCCGACGACAATCACTATTGCCAGCAAAATAATATGACTATTTATCTTGCGGTAATCCATTTTATCACAAATTAATTCTCACGGTCAAAATTACTCAAATATACAATTTGCTTCCCTATTGTGAGATACTTGTAAATCTAATCATCGCTATAAATTTACTAATTTTCGTATCTTTGCAAAAAGATGTTAAATAATGAATTACGAAGTTTATTGCGACGAAAGCGGAATAGAAGCATTATTTGATAAAAATGCTCATAAATATACTGTCATAGGAGGAATTTGGATTCCTAAAGAATATAGGGATCAATTAAAGAAAGACCTTAACGAAATAAAGCACAGATTTAATGTATGGGGAGAAATCAAATGGAATAAAATTTCTCCGGCATATTTAGATATGTATAAAGAAGTTATTAGTCTTTTCTTAAAAAGCCCCAAAATTAGATTTCGAGCTATTATTATCAATAGTGCAAATGTTAATCACGACAAATACAATAATGGTTGTGGTGAATTGGGATTTTATAAGTTTTATTATGAGTTGATCTATCATTGGCTTAATCCCA from Alistipes ihumii AP11 carries:
- a CDS encoding toprim domain-containing protein, producing MNYEEIKRRISIRAYLAARGINPRWERGNRGMYLSPLRKERTASFSVSYDKNLWHDFGTGEGGSIIDLVARMEGCSEIEAARRLAIGEHGMLVPIHVEALRTNEPTPSRLIILSDRELTHPALLGYLTGRGIDPAIARTYCREVRYTIGGKEYFAIGFRNDAGGWELRNPRFKGSSTPKNITTLDNGSDTTMVFEGFIDFLSYLSLKANPTPAIDATVLNSVTNLQKAVPFLSHHRVVHAFLDNDDAGRKALARLEESLPSTEVIDQSVFYRNHKDLNDYWREKRNLATPQTPPHERQRKETERAHLTVPQAQQCVSPPVKKRGPGRKF
- a CDS encoding primase-helicase family protein; this translates as MDNEEYIRVGTCYLKLCRVPTATGEFREKYLPWNIETIRQDHSKDFVANIKKYDGYCFFPAHVDYQRMYGNFLNMYEPIPYHPEPGEFPHIRAFLSHIFGPQIELGYDYLQLLYRRPRQRLPILLLVSRERNTGKTTFIHLLKAIFGANMTVNTNEDFRSNFNSEWASKLIVATDEVLLNRREDSERFKTLSTARTFKLEAKGKDRLEIEFFAKFVLCSNNEDNPVIIDQGETRYWVRKVGPIAKDDTGLLDKMKQEIPAFLHFLLNRELSVPEASRMWFDPELLTTPALRRIIQYNRGQLENEMLGVLEDIFQVHDKDEYVFCIQDMQNMLSVRDIKTEPVKIKRVLQDSWGLKPEKVTRYISYRLSGDGSLFPEPRTGRPYSVTRSFISEKLLFCNSEE
- a CDS encoding helix-turn-helix transcriptional regulator; this translates as MSLKDLLESGANVTVAVKLDDLREILKEAAGSLKPVRQEPPPEEFLSRKEVLSVLRIDSSTLWCWEKTGYIKSFPFGGRKRYKKDDVEAIRTGKKGVRRHG
- a CDS encoding DUF3800 domain-containing protein; its protein translation is MNYEVYCDESGIEALFDKNAHKYTVIGGIWIPKEYRDQLKKDLNEIKHRFNVWGEIKWNKISPAYLDMYKEVISLFLKSPKIRFRAIIINSANVNHDKYNNGCGELGFYKFYYELIYHWLNPNNVYDIFVDYKVNGYKYRINELEKILRYSNNVNRVQALPSHESVAIQLADILTGLVASKFNEETVSQAKLEVRDCIEQYEPIKPTSKGENKFNIFDIHLRKGW